The Sorghum bicolor cultivar BTx623 chromosome 6, Sorghum_bicolor_NCBIv3, whole genome shotgun sequence genome contains the following window.
GTCGAGTAGATGATTTTTCTTTTATGTATTGGTTTCACTAAGATCATATATAAAAGAAAATAGGTCCTCTCTGTCACGTCTCAAAAGGAGCTTTAACTTCTATGATGTTGTAGCGCTATGTTACTATAGTGCGAAGTTGATGAAACTGTTTCCCACAAAATAAAGTTGATGAAACTGTTTCCAACAAAATGACTTGAGTAAATGATGAAGTCGGAGAAGCTAGCATTTTGGAGCTTCATCCGGCTCATGCTACATTGGTTTTTGAAGCTAATGCCGTAGAAGCCCTACCAAAATGCCAGCAAATTTAGGATTGAATTTTTTGAAAGAAATTACAGTGATTTTGTCCGGCTTCCAAACAGGACCGGGGGCAGTTGTAGTACTCATGCGAGCCCTACCGAAGCCCAGGCTGCAAAGGCCCAGCACAGTCAGCAATTTAGCATCCACTCCCCTCCACTCCGCACGAACGAACGCAGATGGGCCTCAGCCCCTCGAAGCGCGTGGACGCCGCGCTGCGCCGCGCGCCGGCGTTCGCCGCCGCCTGCGACGCCGCCTTCGACCGGTGCCTCGCCGTCGCGCAGCGCCGCTTCCCGGGCGTCCGCCGGTACCAGCTCGCTGACGCCGCCGCGCACCTCCACTCGGAGCTCAGCGCGTCCGTCCCGCTGGTCCGGCGCTGGGTGCCCTCGCCGCCGCCCCGCGCCCGAGTCGACGCCGCGCTCCGCGCCGCTGGGCTAGAGGACGAGGCAGAGCTCTCGCGGCTCCAGTTCCGGGAGTTTGCCGTCGAGCTGTTCAGGGAGGCCGTGCTGGCCGGAGCTGCGGACCTCCTCCGCGCCCCAGCAGCCGCGGCCGGGGTCGTCGGGATAGGCATGGTGGCTCGCGTCGCTCCCCCGGTGGTCGGGAGGGTCGTCACCGTCTGCGCCGCCGGCGTGGCCACCGCGGTTTACCTCAGCCTGGGCTAGTTTTTTCTGAGTGTTCCCCAAATTCTAGAGAACCTGTACAAACCACTTCCACAGCTCTGCTGTGTTGTAAATTGAACCTGAATTCAGCGGCAGTTGTTGCAGTAATGCATTTTATGATCGGACTCAGCTCAAATGCCATTGAATAGGCTGTGCAATTGTTTCCCTGGTAGAATTGACATGGAATCTCGGTTCACCAATGTTTCTCTGACAAATCACATTCTTGGAAGCATCGAGTATTTCAACTATATGTTATCTATTATCTGATttatcttcttcttgctctctGTTCTTGCAAACTGCACTCAGGTCATAATTTTCTTTCTAACTGAATTGTTCTATGCTCTTTTCAAGTTCAACATTCCACAATGATTGTGTCTATTATTGTAAAATTTAGTTTACTCAACATTGTTGTCCATCAGATCAGATCAGATGAGATCAGATCAACCACGATGCATAAAGGATACCTGTTCTTCATTGTTTTCTCTCAATTTGCTCTCGTTACCACGTTTTCTTTCAGTACACCTAGAGAATTTTCAGTGTCATGtgtaacaaatatagtttgaccTTTTGTTCAATTTGATCATGTATACAGAATTCAGAGAAACATAAGGATAAAAAGTAGAGAACAGAGATAATGTTATGGTAATCTCTTTTTATCTTGGAATTGTGAAGTCAGGTTAGGAGAAATATTTAGCTTCTCGATAGTAGCAGGAACTATGCTCTTCAGACCACAGCCAGGTGTTATTCATAAAGGTAGCATTTATTTTTTGGCAAATCACTGAACTACTGAAAACAAATTGCATACATAAATATTTCTTAAATTTAATTTTGGTCAACAGGCTCTCATTTTCTTTCTCTTTATCTAAACTCATGCTGCAAGAAATAGTCTTCAAACAAAAGAGGAGGAGGATATAATACTTTGGCCTGAAGCTATAAAGTAAAACAAAGTGAATTATTTTAGCCTTGCTTTGCTTTCTAGCTGAATTTTGTTTTCGGCTTGAAGCTATGGTCAAACATTCTAAGAATATAATTCTTTGAGGGGTCCTGTCAATTGTTATACCATGTTGCTATCTCTACATTTGTTTTCATAATATCTATCAACTTTGATGCATAAAGCCACAAAGGAATCAAGCTTATTATGAATCGATCACAAAGTCCGGCATCTCAAACTATACTATAGTTCAACAATATTTGATGCATTGTGTTAAttgttgtcttaagtcaaatttCTAACTTTCAATGGCTTGCCGCCCTCCTGAAATTCGCCTTGCTGCGAGCTTTAGAGATACTGCTCAGCTGTGGAAATATCGTTTGCCCAGGGAGGATCGCTTTGTTGTACGGCAGTGGTGTAATATAGTTTCAGCATGAATTAAACCCTCGATGTATTTCAGGCTGTAAACCCGCTTGTATAACTGCTACTCATGTATTTCAGCTGCAGAGCTTTTTGCTGCTCCTGATCAATCAATTGGTAGGGAGCACTCCTCCCCTCCgtttccctcaaaaaaaaatctctaacaactttgatcaagtttgtagaaaatgcaCCATCATCTACATTATCAAATTAGTTTAATTAAATTCTCTATGAAATGTGTCTTGATGATGTATATATTTATTTGAACTTGtagatattaatatatttttttgaaagcTTAGTCAAAATTAGAGAAGTTGCCTTAGGACAAAGCTAAAATGAATTATAGTTTGAAACAGAGGGAATAGCACATAGCTACTTGTACATTCTATTTTCAAAGCCTTATTGGTTGGCTACCAAAATTTGTTATGCCAAGGATTTGAAAAGCCATGATTTTGGCTAATATTCGGTTGGCTACCAAAACTTGCCAACTTCTCACATTTAATCGGAAAACAACATGTGTCattcatttttattatttttgttaAATTGTGACATGTCTGAAGAAAAAGATTTCATCAGTCCTGAATGGGCCGAAAGATGATGCCCTAGGAGGCTTGGACGGTGGCATTTAAGCATTATAAGGCGGATTCTCCAATGGGCCTAAGCCTGGACATTGCACACTTCAGTGTACCGCATGTGTAGTTTACTGGCATATGGCCGGTCCATCCAATAGTGCAGCACTCTGCACTTTAGGATCTACGAATGTCCCCACGTCTGACGTGCTTCGCCCTCTTCTGTTTAGTTCTAACCAACCAATATAGAgtacttgtttagttctaaaagaaCAGCCAGGAACCAACCAatatatataggccttgtttagttctaaattttgtaaaatttttcagatttcccgtcacatcgaattttacggcacatgcatagagtactaaatatagataaagaataattaattacacaatttgtctgtaatttgcagaCGAATCTTTTTTAGCctatttagtctatgattggacaatatttgctaaatacaaacaaaagtgctacaatactcattttgccaaaaaaaattttgaagcaaTAGTTGCGGAACTCAGTTAGGCAGAACATTTCAGCTAGCCGGAGGACCATTTTCCCTTCCAGGGAAACCTAGGGTACTCCAGCTAGGCTACCACTACCACGCCCCGACGGACTCCCAATCGACTGACAGACAAATGGATCTCTGCTAGTAACTGCTAGCTGAACCAAATGGGGTAAGAAACCAAACCCACGCATGCACGCACCGGCACCGGCCACCTAACTCGTGGCCTAGCTAGTCGCCGCGCCGAGCCAAGCAACGCTGGGTTGGAGAATATCCTATTCCAGCTCACGCGCCGTAGCGCGTAGCGGTTGGTGCGGTGCCGAGACGTCGTCACGTCACATGGACATGGCCGCGCGCGACGGGGCAAACGCTAGCTCTGCCCGCCCCCGCGCGCCCCGCTTGCGGACTTGCCGATCCGCGACTCGTTCGAGCTAGCGGCGTCGCGCGTCGTTGGCAGCGGCGCCGCGGCCGGGCACGCGATGCGATGCGATTCCCGGCCCGGCCTCTGCCTCTCGGTCGAAGCCGCCACATGGAATTGAATGGTATCACACGTACGCCTGAACGCCTCCCTCAGTCCCTCTGCTGATGCTGTGATGTCTCTCTCCGCAACCGTCTTGCGAGAAGCCTTTTGGCGTCGATGACAGGCACATTTAACGGCCCAGAAACGGATGGATCGGAGCGGACGATTCACCACCATCATTGATGTTGCTTCACGAGGTTGGACAAGAGGATGTGTTAGGTTTCCGTGCCGTACTACGAACTACGACATAGAACTGATTGTTCTGCGCCTTCTTGTTCTGCAGCGTTGCTGCCACTGTCGTTCGCTGCAAACTCCTGCCAGGGATAGCCTGGCTGTCATTCTTTCTGAATTCTGATCAGGTAGATTCGACAGTGAAGCACAAGCACTACACTCCGGCGTGCGTGTGGCCTGCACAAGCATGGACCGACAGAGACCATCGGAGGGCACCGTTAATAGGCAGGCGAGGTGTGAAACCTACAGTATTCGAGAAGTAGCCTCGGAGGTAAGCGAAGGTGGCAGGGAAGCCGAAAAGTAGTTGGACACTACCGAAGCGGTGAGCTGGGGCTGTTTCTTTCAGTTCCACTTCCACTTCCGTCGGCGATCGATCTCCGATCCTTTTGCTCGCGCACGCCATGGTGGTTTTCCTGCGGCCTTTCAGGCTTTTCTTTTCGCTAGCTTAGGATCTCCTTGCTTCCACAGATCGCACTCACACGcgaaacaggttgtctgcctaTCTTATCATGTGATCGACCTCGCGCTTTAGACAGGGCATTCATGTGATGTTTTCGGTTACATGATGAGTGAACTTTAGCTAGCAAGATGCATCAGAATCAGATTTTATTTCTGCGTCCTACAGAATTAAATTAAAGGAGAAAAAAAACGCTGAGATGACAGCTTCTAGATGATGGATTTATTGATTCATCCAGGAAATCGGATTGATTGACTAGATCAAATGGCGACGGGCAAGCAGCACGGAGTAACATGCATGCGTGCGTGTCCTGCGGTTCAACTGAACCCGGCCTGGCCGGTCTCTCTCTGATCCTCTGTTTATCATGTGAGGTAGCACTCTTGGTCGTATAATCAGCAGGATCTCCAAGAATAATGTCCATGGACTTAACAACGGCGTATATATGTCCACACGAGAGACACGGTGAGGAGGGAAAAAAACGACGCGTTCACTACCCTGCTTACATAGTCAGCGTTGACCTAATGTTGTGATCGGTGAGCTAAACTGGTCGGTCGTATCAGCTAAACGTAGAGAATGCATCACCGAAATTCATCGATCTAATGTTCAGAACCAACTATATGGTGCAACTGCAACCTTTTCTTCCAAAATCATGTTGCGCTTTAACCAAACAGACCAGTACCCTGCCCTGCTCATGTCAAGTAACACAATCTGACCTGATCGTAAATGTCAAGTACTACCATGAGCAGGAGAGACAGAGAACTGATTGCCATGCTTCCACAAAATCCTGATGACATAACTCTTTACTTGTTGGAGGgcctttgtttattgtttacCCTTATAAGATTACCAGGCTTTCATTACAATGTTATCTGCACGAGCCGAACGTAAACTCAGGAAAATAACCTAGCACAAGGAAAGAAAAACACAAAGCTCACACCCTTGCTCCAAGCCACACAAGGAGTCAATGGCCTACATAAAAATCGCTCACGACTTCTTTTCACTAGAAATCGCTCACGTCATGATACTCCGTTATGACGTCAATGCGTCAAGCTGAAACCCTACGCTGCGCAAGCGCTCGCATTAcgactttggccttgtttagttcacctcgaaaacaaaaaaattttcaagattttccgtcacatcgaattttaagcacatgcatgaagtattaaatatagacaaaaataaaaactaattgcacagttatctgtaaattgcgagacgaatcttttgatcctagttagttcataattagacaatatttaccacaaacaaacgaaagtgctacagtagcgaaaaccgaaaagttttcagaactaaacaaggcctttatatATCTTTCCACTTCCGTGTCAATATCATGGCACTTTATGAATGGGGAGTTCAACGCTAGAAATGGTAATATGGTATGGTATGATACTTTGGTGTCCAATTTGGAAAGATACGAAAGATCGTTTGAACAATCTGTCTGTCAAATTCCTAACCGAGAAAGATTCTAACCTTTTCGAGTGTTTTAAAGCAGTAGGACACTTGATTCATTTTAACCGTGGATGAAGATCAAACGCTCCATCTTTCTTCTACATCCAGTCCATGGTCGTTCACCGTGTCTCCGCGAAATGCCTCGCCGCAGTGTGATAGGGTCTCACCGAGCCGCAAAGCTTCAGCGAGACCCTACTGCACCTGCGCGAACCTCCTCCGccttcccctcccctcccatCGTCATGGCCATGGTCGTCCCCGCCCAACCTGGCCCGGCCTCCACCTCCGCCTTAGCACCATCTCTCTCGCCCCACCGCCTAGCATGGTTGCCTCCCCTAATTCCTTTTTCTAAGCCTGTCAGAATTGGAGAAGAAAAGAGAGAGATaaagataaaagaaaaaaatgagtgTTGGATTGCTCCAAAAACACTCGTGTTGTATAGCATTtttgtcaa
Protein-coding sequences here:
- the LOC8083725 gene encoding uncharacterized protein LOC8083725, translating into MGLSPSKRVDAALRRAPAFAAACDAAFDRCLAVAQRRFPGVRRYQLADAAAHLHSELSASVPLVRRWVPSPPPRARVDAALRAAGLEDEAELSRLQFREFAVELFREAVLAGAADLLRAPAAAAGVVGIGMVARVAPPVVGRVVTVCAAGVATAVYLSLG